A section of the Pseudomonas flavescens genome encodes:
- a CDS encoding PQQ-dependent sugar dehydrogenase produces the protein MLGLCAGVLAHADYRIETVTSGLEHPWSLAFLPDGRMLVTERTGQLRLIDAEGKLQTEPVKGTPTPFVATQAGLMEVVLDPAFAEDPWVYLSYAHGDVGANNTRLARARLVDGELRDLEVLFTAQPAKAGASHYGGRIAFLPDGTLVLTLGDGFDWREQAQNPANHLGKTVRLNRDGSIPENNPLRGQPGAAEEIYSLGHRNVQGIVYDSRRKRLYSHEHGPKGGDELNLIEAGGNYGWPLTSFGVDYTGAMVTPFTELPGYLPPQLHWTPSVAPSGLALYTGDRFPHWKGDLFVSTLAEQSVRRVRLDKGRLAGEEVLFQELEERIRGVYDGPDGALYLLTDSAEGRLLRVVPL, from the coding sequence TGGCCTTCCTGCCCGATGGCCGCATGCTGGTTACCGAGCGCACCGGACAACTGCGCCTGATCGATGCCGAGGGCAAGCTACAGACCGAACCCGTCAAGGGAACGCCGACGCCCTTCGTCGCCACCCAGGCAGGCTTGATGGAGGTAGTGCTGGATCCTGCGTTCGCCGAGGACCCCTGGGTCTATCTGAGCTACGCCCATGGCGATGTCGGTGCCAATAACACGCGACTGGCCCGCGCTCGCCTGGTAGACGGCGAGTTGCGCGACTTGGAAGTGCTGTTCACCGCCCAGCCGGCCAAGGCCGGTGCCTCGCACTACGGCGGTCGGATCGCCTTTCTGCCCGACGGAACCCTGGTACTGACCCTTGGCGACGGCTTCGACTGGCGCGAGCAGGCGCAGAACCCGGCCAATCACCTCGGCAAGACGGTACGCCTGAACCGTGACGGCAGCATCCCCGAGAACAACCCCCTGCGTGGTCAGCCCGGCGCCGCCGAAGAGATCTACAGCCTGGGACACCGCAACGTGCAGGGCATCGTCTATGACAGCAGGCGCAAGCGGCTGTACAGCCACGAGCACGGTCCCAAGGGCGGCGACGAGCTGAATCTGATCGAAGCCGGTGGCAATTACGGTTGGCCGCTGACCTCCTTTGGCGTCGATTACACCGGCGCCATGGTCACGCCATTTACCGAGTTGCCGGGTTATCTGCCGCCGCAGCTGCACTGGACGCCGTCGGTAGCTCCCTCCGGTCTGGCGCTCTACACCGGTGATCGCTTCCCGCACTGGAAGGGCGACCTGTTCGTTTCCACCCTGGCCGAGCAGAGCGTACGCCGAGTACGCCTGGACAAGGGTCGGCTGGCCGGTGAGGAGGTACTCTTTCAAGAGCTCGAAGAGCGCATTCGGGGCGTGTACGACGGGCCTGATGGTGCGCTGTACCTGCTTACCGACAGCGCCGAGGGCAGGCTGCTGCGGGTCGTGCCCCTGTAG
- a CDS encoding M48 metallopeptidase family protein, with amino-acid sequence MTPLKYLQGYPVSLQEQVRQMIAGERLGDYLAQRYEGRHAIQSDKALYAYVMALKQEHLKNAPAIDKVLFDNRLDLTHRALGLHTTISRVQGGKLKAKKEIRVASLFRDAAPQFLQMIVVHELAHLKESDHNKAFYKLCEYMLPDYQQLEFDLRLYLTWRDLQTNTPG; translated from the coding sequence ATGACACCACTGAAGTATCTCCAGGGTTATCCCGTCTCGCTGCAGGAGCAGGTGCGTCAGATGATCGCCGGTGAGCGCCTGGGCGATTACCTCGCGCAGCGTTACGAGGGGCGCCATGCGATCCAGAGCGACAAGGCGCTGTACGCCTACGTCATGGCGCTCAAGCAGGAGCACTTGAAGAACGCGCCTGCCATCGACAAGGTGCTGTTCGACAATCGCCTCGACCTGACCCATCGTGCCCTTGGCCTGCATACCACCATCTCGCGGGTGCAGGGCGGCAAGCTCAAGGCCAAGAAAGAGATTCGTGTGGCCTCGCTGTTTCGCGATGCCGCACCGCAGTTCCTGCAGATGATCGTGGTGCACGAACTGGCGCATCTGAAGGAAAGCGACCACAACAAGGCGTTCTACAAGCTCTGCGAATACATGCTGCCGGACTACCAGCAACTGGAGTTCGACCTGCGCCTGTACCTGACCTGGCGCGATCTGCAGACGAACACCCCGGGCTGA
- a CDS encoding GreA/GreB family elongation factor, translating to MDKQPIVQQVIEQLSADLLAAEQAARVAHETATHEENIAENKYDTLGLEAAYLAAGQARRVEEIGQSLRAWRQLQLRPYDAALGIRLAALVLLADDDGHEQWLFLGPDGAAIKVRTEQRDILVLSPNAPLGQRLLGRHPGDEIELRIAGRVQRHEIIEAH from the coding sequence ATGGACAAGCAACCCATCGTCCAGCAGGTCATCGAGCAGTTGTCTGCCGACCTGCTGGCCGCCGAACAGGCGGCGCGGGTCGCCCACGAAACGGCGACCCACGAAGAGAACATCGCAGAAAACAAGTACGACACCCTGGGCCTGGAGGCTGCCTACCTGGCGGCCGGGCAGGCACGCCGGGTGGAAGAAATCGGCCAGAGCCTGCGGGCCTGGCGGCAGTTGCAACTGCGCCCCTACGACGCGGCACTGGGTATCCGCCTTGCCGCTCTGGTACTGCTCGCCGACGACGATGGCCACGAGCAATGGCTGTTTCTCGGCCCCGACGGTGCAGCCATCAAGGTACGCACGGAGCAGCGGGATATCCTTGTACTCAGCCCCAATGCGCCACTGGGCCAGCGCCTGCTGGGGCGTCACCCCGGCGACGAGATCGAGCTGAGGATCGCTGGGCGGGTTCAGCGTCACGAGATCATCGAAGCGCACTGA